From Streptomyces sp. Edi4, one genomic window encodes:
- a CDS encoding CAP domain-containing protein, giving the protein MGRHRRSAAAPAPADGAAGTERRPTGGSRRKKRMITPVRTGLLGVSAAVAVGAVAVSSGLLPGGGTYRVSGDIASGGQVSVSATPNVRPQGGESDKPTGAAPTPTGPATHAPSPSAATPSAPAPPSAPSPSSSSASATPSTPASKPSSAPASAPAPREKSKAPAPAAPKPAAPSAPERNAVPSGRSQTPSAQVPSAEVSAAASVMSLVNQQRTMAGCSPVSADPALGALATAFSDDMAARGFFDHTDPDGRSPWDRAAKAGVPSLGGENIARGQADARAVMDAWMNSPDHRANILNCSYKSLGVGVHFGPGGPWWNPGLRFLIGCRDLCGTAVRASCSWHRAFVSV; this is encoded by the coding sequence ATGGGACGCCATCGTCGCTCCGCCGCCGCTCCCGCGCCCGCCGACGGCGCGGCGGGCACGGAGCGCAGGCCCACGGGCGGATCGCGCCGGAAGAAGCGGATGATCACGCCCGTGCGCACCGGGCTGCTCGGCGTCTCCGCCGCGGTGGCCGTGGGCGCCGTGGCCGTCAGCTCGGGGCTGCTGCCCGGCGGCGGTACGTACCGGGTGAGCGGCGACATCGCCTCCGGCGGCCAGGTCAGCGTGAGCGCCACGCCCAATGTGCGCCCTCAGGGCGGTGAGTCGGACAAGCCCACTGGCGCCGCCCCCACGCCGACGGGGCCGGCCACGCACGCGCCGTCGCCCTCTGCCGCCACTCCCTCTGCCCCCGCACCCCCTTCCGCCCCCTCCCCCAGTTCTTCCAGCGCCTCGGCCACGCCGTCGACTCCGGCGTCAAAGCCCTCCTCGGCGCCCGCCTCCGCGCCCGCGCCGCGCGAGAAGTCCAAGGCTCCGGCGCCCGCGGCCCCGAAGCCGGCCGCCCCCTCGGCCCCCGAGCGGAACGCCGTCCCCTCGGGGCGTTCCCAGACGCCGAGTGCTCAGGTGCCCAGCGCCGAAGTGTCGGCCGCGGCGTCCGTGATGTCGCTGGTCAATCAGCAGCGCACGATGGCGGGTTGCAGCCCCGTGTCGGCTGACCCCGCCCTTGGCGCGCTGGCCACCGCCTTCAGCGACGACATGGCGGCGCGCGGTTTCTTCGACCACACCGACCCGGACGGCAGGTCGCCCTGGGACCGCGCCGCCAAAGCCGGCGTCCCGAGTCTGGGCGGCGAGAACATAGCCCGTGGCCAGGCGGACGCCAGGGCCGTCATGGACGCCTGGATGAACAGCCCGGACCATCGCGCGAACATTCTCAACTGCTCGTACAAGTCCCTCGGCGTCGGAGTGCACTTCGGCCCGGGCGGTCCTTGGTGGAACCCAGGACTTCGGTTTTTGATCGGGTGCCGGGATCTGTGCGGGACAGCCGTCCGCGCGTCCTGTTCTTGGCATCGCGCATTCGTGAGCGTGTGA
- a CDS encoding acylphosphatase yields MNEDAHDEVRLTAWVRGRVQQVGFRWFTRANALEIGGLNGFALNLEDGRVQVVAEGPRENCHRLLEWLRSDDTPGRVDGVTEIWDTVRGGYDGFAIR; encoded by the coding sequence ATGAACGAAGATGCGCACGACGAAGTTCGACTTACGGCCTGGGTGCGCGGGCGAGTACAGCAAGTCGGTTTCCGGTGGTTCACCAGGGCGAACGCATTGGAGATCGGGGGGCTCAACGGGTTCGCCCTCAATCTGGAGGACGGCCGCGTCCAGGTCGTCGCCGAGGGGCCGCGTGAGAATTGCCACCGTCTCCTGGAGTGGCTGCGGTCCGACGACACACCGGGCCGGGTCGACGGTGTGACCGAGATCTGGGACACAGTGCGCGGCGGCTACGACGGCTTCGCCATCCGCTGA
- the smc gene encoding chromosome segregation protein SMC: MHLKALTLRGFKSFASATTLKFEPGITCVVGPNGSGKSNVVDALSWVMGEQGAKTLRGGKMEDVIFAGTTGRPPLGRAEVSLTIDNSDGALPIEYAEVTITRIMFRNGGSEYQINGDTCRLLDIQELLSDSGIGREMHVIVGQGQLDSVLHADPMGRRAFIEEAAGVLKHRKRKEKALRKLDAMKANLARVQDLTDELRRQLKPLGRQAAVARRAAVIQADLRDARLRLLADDLVTMRQALSAEIADEAELLRRRESAAAELTAALAHEAQLEEHVRQLSPRLQHAQQTWYELSRLAERVRGTISLADARIKSASAQPPEERRGREPEDMEREAARIREQEAELEAALEAAEHALEDTTAHRADLERELAAEERRLKDVARAIADRREGLARLHGQVNAARGRVGSAQAEIDRLAAARDEAGERAALAQEEYEQLKAEVDGLDAGDTELAEAHDAAKRELAAAEAALGAAREDATAAERTRAAVAARHDALALGLRRKDGTGALLGAREALSGLLGPAAELLTVAPGYEVPVAAALGVAADAVAVSGPASAAEAIRMLRKQDAGRAALLVSRAPEGHEERPARGEGPPRAADLVRGPAELMPAVRRLLRDVVVVATLEDAEDLLHARPELIAVTAEGDVLGAHFAHGGSPGAPSLLEVQASVEEAAGELATLAVRCEELAGAQRKAQERRRQLAEHVEELGERRRAGEKDRSLVAQRLGRLAGQARGAAGEAERTAAAAARAQEALERATEEAEELTERLLVAEESPVEEEPDTSVRDRLAADGANARQTEMEARLQARTHEERVKALVGRAEALDRGARAEREARARAEQRRARLRHEAAVAEAVASGAGTLLAHVEVSLVRAEQERTGAESAKAAREQELTAARAAGRDLKAELDKLTDSVHRGEVLGAEKRLRIEQLETKALEELGVEPAGLVAEYGPDQPVAPSPPAETEELPDDPGHPRNQPVPYVRTEQEQRLKAAERAYQQLGKVNPLALEEFAALEERHQFLSEQLEDLKKTRADLLQVVKEVDERVEQVFTEAYRDTAREFEGVFSRLFPGGEGRLILTDPGNMLTTGIDVEARPPGKKVKRLSLLSGGERSLTAVALLVSIFKARPSPFYVMDEVEAALDDTNLQRLIRIMQELQESSQLIVITHQKRTMEVADALYGVSMQGDGVSKVISQRLR; this comes from the coding sequence GTGCACCTCAAGGCCCTCACCCTGCGCGGATTCAAATCCTTCGCGTCCGCGACCACGCTGAAGTTCGAGCCGGGCATCACCTGCGTGGTGGGGCCCAACGGATCGGGCAAGTCCAATGTCGTGGACGCGCTGAGCTGGGTGATGGGCGAGCAGGGCGCCAAGACGCTGCGCGGCGGAAAGATGGAGGACGTCATCTTCGCCGGGACGACCGGCCGCCCGCCGCTCGGGCGCGCCGAAGTCTCCCTCACCATCGACAATTCCGACGGCGCGCTGCCCATCGAATACGCCGAAGTCACCATCACGCGGATCATGTTCCGCAACGGCGGCAGCGAATACCAGATCAATGGCGACACCTGCCGGCTCCTGGACATCCAGGAACTGCTCTCCGACTCCGGTATCGGCCGCGAAATGCACGTCATCGTCGGCCAGGGCCAGCTCGACTCCGTCCTGCACGCCGACCCGATGGGCCGCCGCGCCTTCATCGAGGAGGCCGCGGGCGTCCTCAAGCACCGCAAGCGCAAGGAGAAGGCGCTGCGCAAGCTGGACGCGATGAAGGCGAACCTCGCCCGCGTCCAGGACCTCACCGACGAACTGCGCCGCCAGCTCAAACCGCTCGGCCGGCAGGCCGCCGTGGCCCGCCGCGCCGCCGTCATCCAGGCCGACCTGCGCGACGCGCGCCTTCGCCTGCTCGCCGACGACCTCGTGACGATGCGCCAGGCCCTCAGCGCCGAGATCGCCGACGAGGCCGAGCTGCTGCGCCGCAGGGAGAGCGCGGCGGCCGAACTCACGGCGGCGCTCGCGCACGAGGCCCAACTGGAAGAGCACGTACGGCAGTTGTCGCCCCGCCTCCAGCACGCCCAGCAGACCTGGTACGAGCTGTCCCGGCTGGCGGAGCGGGTGCGCGGCACCATCTCGCTCGCCGACGCCCGGATCAAGAGCGCGAGCGCCCAGCCCCCCGAGGAGCGGCGCGGGCGCGAGCCCGAGGACATGGAGCGCGAGGCCGCCCGCATCCGCGAGCAGGAGGCCGAACTCGAAGCCGCACTCGAAGCGGCCGAGCACGCCCTGGAGGACACCACCGCCCACCGGGCCGACCTGGAGCGGGAACTCGCCGCCGAGGAAAGGCGTTTGAAGGATGTGGCACGCGCCATCGCCGACCGGCGCGAAGGTCTTGCGCGGCTGCACGGTCAGGTCAACGCCGCGCGCGGCCGGGTGGGTTCCGCGCAGGCCGAGATCGACCGTCTGGCCGCCGCGCGCGACGAGGCGGGCGAGCGGGCGGCCCTCGCGCAGGAGGAGTACGAACAGCTCAAGGCCGAGGTGGACGGCCTCGACGCCGGCGACACCGAGCTGGCCGAGGCCCACGACGCCGCCAAGCGGGAGCTCGCCGCGGCCGAGGCCGCGCTCGGCGCCGCGCGCGAGGACGCCACCGCCGCCGAGCGCACCCGCGCCGCCGTCGCGGCCCGGCACGACGCCCTCGCGCTAGGCCTGCGCCGCAAGGACGGCACGGGCGCGCTGCTCGGCGCACGAGAGGCGCTGAGCGGGCTGCTCGGCCCCGCAGCCGAACTGCTCACCGTGGCCCCGGGCTACGAGGTGCCCGTCGCCGCGGCGCTGGGGGTCGCGGCCGACGCCGTCGCGGTCAGCGGGCCCGCGTCGGCCGCCGAGGCCATCCGGATGCTGCGCAAGCAGGACGCGGGCCGCGCGGCCCTGCTGGTCAGCCGCGCCCCCGAGGGCCACGAGGAGCGGCCGGCCCGCGGTGAAGGGCCGCCCCGCGCCGCCGATCTGGTGCGCGGCCCCGCCGAGCTGATGCCCGCCGTGCGGCGCCTGCTGCGTGACGTGGTGGTGGTCGCCACCCTGGAGGACGCCGAAGACCTCCTGCACGCGCGGCCCGAGCTGATCGCCGTCACCGCCGAGGGCGATGTGCTCGGCGCCCACTTCGCGCACGGCGGCTCGCCCGGCGCACCCAGCCTCCTCGAGGTCCAGGCCTCCGTGGAAGAGGCCGCCGGCGAGCTCGCCACTCTGGCCGTACGGTGCGAGGAGCTGGCCGGGGCCCAGCGGAAGGCGCAGGAGCGCCGTCGTCAACTGGCCGAACACGTGGAGGAGTTGGGGGAGCGCAGGCGGGCCGGCGAGAAGGACCGGTCCCTGGTCGCCCAGCGGCTCGGGCGGCTTGCCGGGCAGGCGAGGGGCGCGGCCGGCGAGGCCGAGCGGACCGCCGCCGCGGCCGCCCGGGCCCAGGAGGCGCTGGAAAGAGCGACCGAGGAGGCCGAGGAGCTGACCGAACGGCTCCTGGTCGCCGAGGAGTCGCCGGTCGAGGAGGAGCCCGACACCTCGGTACGTGACCGGCTCGCGGCCGACGGCGCCAACGCCCGCCAGACCGAGATGGAGGCCCGCCTCCAGGCCCGTACCCACGAGGAGCGGGTCAAGGCGCTCGTCGGGCGGGCCGAAGCGCTCGACCGGGGAGCGCGCGCCGAGCGGGAGGCGCGGGCCAGAGCCGAGCAGCGGCGCGCCCGGCTGCGGCACGAGGCGGCCGTCGCCGAAGCCGTCGCGTCCGGCGCCGGCACCCTGCTCGCCCACGTCGAGGTGTCGCTGGTGCGGGCCGAGCAGGAGCGCACCGGGGCCGAATCCGCCAAGGCGGCCCGCGAGCAGGAGCTGACCGCCGCGCGGGCGGCCGGCCGCGATCTCAAGGCGGAGCTCGACAAACTCACTGATTCAGTTCACCGGGGCGAGGTACTAGGAGCAGAGAAGCGGCTGCGGATCGAGCAGCTGGAGACCAAGGCGCTGGAGGAGCTGGGGGTCGAGCCGGCCGGGCTCGTGGCCGAGTACGGGCCCGACCAGCCGGTGGCCCCCTCACCGCCCGCCGAGACAGAGGAGCTGCCCGATGACCCCGGCCACCCGCGCAACCAGCCGGTTCCCTATGTGCGGACCGAGCAGGAGCAGCGGCTCAAGGCAGCCGAACGGGCGTACCAGCAGCTCGGAAAGGTCAATCCGCTCGCCCTTGAGGAGTTCGCGGCCCTGGAGGAGCGCCACCAGTTCCTTTCCGAGCAGTTGGAAGACCTCAAGAAGACCCGGGCCGACCTCCTTCAAGTCGTGAAGGAGGTCGACGAGCGGGTGGAGCAGGTCTTCACGGAGGCCTACCGGGACACCGCCAGGGAGTTCGAGGGCGTCTTCTCGCGGCTGTTCCCGGGCGGCGAGGGCCGGCTGATCCTGACCGACCCCGGCAACATGCTCACCACCGGGATCGACGTCGAGGCGCGGCCGCCGGGCAAGAAGGTCAAGCGGCTCTCGCTGCTCTCGGGCGGCGAGCGCTCGCTGACGGCGGTGGCCCTGCTCGTCTCCATCTTCAAGGCCAGGCCCAGCCCATTCTACGTGATGGACGAGGTCGAGGCCGCGCTCGACGACACCAATCTGCAACGGCTGATCCGGATCATGCAGGAGCTCCAGGAGTCCTCGCAGCTGATCGTGATCACCCACCAGAAGCGGACGATGGAGGTCGCCGACGCGCTGTACGGCGTCTCGATGCAGGGCGACGGGGTCTCGAAGGTCATCAGCCAGCGGCTGCGCTGA
- a CDS encoding sugar porter family MFS transporter, translating into MTSTAQAKASGGGHTAPDHLGHVIFITAAAAMGGFLFGYDSSVINGAVEAIRDRYSIGSGTLAQVIAIALIGCAIGAATAGRIADRIGRIRCMQIAAALFTISAIGSALPFALWDLALWRIIGGFAIGMASVIGPAYIAEVAPPAYRGRLGSFQQAAIVIGIAISQLVNWGILNAAGGDQRGKIIGLEAWQVMLGVMVVPAVLYGLLSFAIPESPRFLISVGRHADAKKVLADVEGKDVDLDDRVAEIEHAMKSEHKSSFKDLLGSRMGFLPIVWVGIGLSVFQQLVGINVAFYYSSTLWQSVGIDPSSSFFYSFTTSIINIIGTVIAMVLVDRVGRKPLALIGSIGMAVALAVEAWAFSAHLVDGKLPNTQGVVALIAAHVFVLFFALSWGVVVWVFLGEMFPNRIRAAALGVAAAAQWIANWAITASFPSLSDWNLSGTYIIYAIFAALSIPFVLRYVKETKGKALEEMG; encoded by the coding sequence GTGACCAGTACCGCGCAGGCGAAGGCGTCCGGAGGCGGCCACACCGCCCCGGACCACCTCGGCCATGTCATCTTCATCACGGCGGCGGCCGCGATGGGCGGCTTCCTCTTCGGCTACGACAGTTCCGTGATCAACGGCGCCGTAGAGGCGATCCGCGACCGGTACTCCATCGGCTCCGGGACGCTCGCCCAGGTCATCGCCATCGCCCTGATCGGCTGTGCGATCGGCGCCGCGACCGCGGGCCGCATCGCCGACCGCATCGGCCGCATCCGCTGCATGCAGATCGCGGCGGCCCTCTTCACCATCAGCGCCATCGGTTCCGCGCTGCCCTTCGCCCTGTGGGACCTCGCCCTGTGGCGCATCATCGGTGGCTTCGCCATCGGCATGGCCTCGGTCATCGGCCCGGCCTACATCGCCGAAGTCGCCCCGCCCGCCTACCGGGGCCGGCTCGGCTCCTTCCAGCAGGCCGCCATCGTCATCGGCATCGCGATCTCCCAGCTCGTCAACTGGGGGATCCTCAACGCCGCGGGCGGCGACCAGCGCGGCAAGATCATCGGGCTTGAGGCCTGGCAGGTCATGCTCGGTGTGATGGTCGTCCCGGCCGTCCTGTACGGGCTGCTCTCCTTCGCCATCCCCGAGTCCCCGCGCTTCCTCATCTCGGTGGGCCGGCACGCCGACGCCAAGAAGGTCCTCGCCGACGTCGAGGGCAAGGACGTCGATCTCGACGACCGCGTCGCCGAGATCGAGCACGCGATGAAGTCCGAGCACAAGTCGAGCTTCAAGGACCTGCTCGGGTCCAGGATGGGCTTTCTGCCCATCGTCTGGGTCGGCATCGGCCTCTCGGTCTTCCAGCAGCTCGTCGGCATCAACGTCGCGTTCTACTACTCCTCGACGCTGTGGCAGTCCGTCGGCATCGACCCGTCGAGCTCGTTCTTCTACTCGTTCACCACGTCGATCATCAACATCATCGGCACGGTGATCGCGATGGTGCTCGTCGACCGGGTCGGCCGCAAGCCGCTCGCGCTCATCGGCTCCATCGGCATGGCGGTCGCGCTGGCCGTCGAGGCCTGGGCCTTCTCCGCCCACCTGGTCGACGGCAAGCTGCCCAACACCCAGGGTGTGGTGGCGCTGATCGCCGCCCACGTCTTCGTGCTCTTCTTCGCCCTGTCGTGGGGCGTGGTGGTCTGGGTCTTCCTCGGCGAGATGTTCCCCAACCGGATCCGCGCTGCCGCCCTCGGTGTGGCCGCCGCCGCGCAGTGGATCGCCAACTGGGCCATCACCGCGAGCTTCCCGAGCCTGTCGGACTGGAACCTGTCCGGCACTTACATCATCTACGCGATCTTCGCCGCGCTCTCGATCCCCTTCGTGCTCCGGTACGTCAAGGAGACCAAGGGCAAGGCGTTGGAGGAGATGGGCTAA
- a CDS encoding phage holin family protein gives MEKKTNPLAIFIFLGVGAATLLPGISLREQSSPVLGFVLTGIVFVVLNQLISCYPHDIRSCPPVKLLVLGAAGILQDTLLWLLAEWVGGLMDGFEVDGFGAALLGGVIVRTVTLALLVLKPREESGEPA, from the coding sequence ATGGAAAAGAAGACCAACCCGCTGGCCATCTTCATCTTTCTGGGTGTCGGAGCGGCCACGCTGCTCCCCGGGATATCGCTGCGTGAACAGTCCTCACCGGTCCTCGGGTTCGTCCTCACCGGCATCGTGTTCGTCGTCCTCAACCAGCTGATCTCGTGCTACCCGCACGACATCAGAAGCTGCCCGCCGGTCAAGCTCCTGGTCCTCGGCGCCGCCGGCATCCTCCAGGACACCCTGCTGTGGCTGCTCGCGGAGTGGGTGGGCGGCCTGATGGACGGCTTCGAGGTCGACGGGTTCGGCGCGGCGCTGCTGGGCGGCGTCATCGTCCGGACGGTGACCCTGGCGCTCCTGGTGCTCAAGCCCCGCGAGGAATCCGGGGAACCCGCCTGA
- a CDS encoding LLM class flavin-dependent oxidoreductase codes for MPFTVVRMNLVDPDATAASLSARYRAALEMAVYADEQGVDTIQTEEHHGTDNNWLPSPFAFAAAVFGATQANAVARGASAQERGDGRAAAGRIAVTVSAIIGPLYDPLRLAEDIAVLDLMSGGRLVTVAGIGYRPLEYERQGVEWGRRGRLQDELLDTLLAAWSGEEFTYRGRRVRVTPRPFTQPHPMLLVGGSSRAAAARAARLGLPFFPSAHLPELETYYHQKLAEYGREGFCMMPAAVTPLLHISEDPDRTWALYGEHFLHEARMYASWQSKDIRSAVKSGANSVEELRAEGVYRVVTPQECASLEADSLVLHPLCGGMPVEEGWRSLRLFCERVVGREG; via the coding sequence ATGCCGTTCACGGTCGTACGCATGAACCTGGTGGACCCGGACGCCACCGCCGCCTCGCTCTCCGCGCGCTACCGGGCCGCCCTGGAGATGGCCGTCTACGCCGACGAGCAGGGCGTCGACACCATCCAGACCGAGGAGCACCACGGCACGGACAACAACTGGCTGCCCTCTCCGTTCGCCTTCGCCGCCGCCGTCTTCGGCGCCACCCAGGCGAACGCGGTGGCGCGCGGCGCCTCGGCGCAGGAGCGGGGCGACGGGCGGGCGGCGGCGGGGCGTATCGCGGTCACGGTCTCGGCGATCATCGGTCCGCTGTACGACCCGCTGCGCCTGGCCGAGGACATCGCGGTGCTGGACCTGATGAGCGGCGGGCGCCTGGTGACGGTCGCGGGGATCGGCTACCGGCCCCTGGAGTACGAGCGGCAGGGGGTGGAGTGGGGGCGGCGCGGCCGGCTCCAGGACGAACTCCTGGACACCCTGCTCGCGGCGTGGAGCGGCGAGGAGTTCACCTACCGGGGGCGCCGGGTGCGGGTCACGCCCCGCCCGTTCACCCAGCCGCACCCGATGCTGCTGGTCGGCGGCTCCTCACGGGCGGCCGCGGCGCGCGCGGCCCGGCTGGGGCTGCCGTTCTTCCCGAGCGCGCATCTGCCGGAACTCGAGACGTACTACCACCAGAAGCTGGCCGAGTACGGGAGGGAGGGGTTCTGCATGATGCCGGCGGCCGTGACGCCGCTGCTGCACATCAGCGAGGATCCGGACCGGACGTGGGCGCTGTACGGCGAGCACTTCCTGCACGAGGCGCGGATGTACGCGTCCTGGCAGTCCAAGGACATCCGCTCGGCGGTGAAGTCCGGGGCGAACTCGGTGGAGGAGCTGCGCGCGGAGGGGGTGTACCGCGTGGTGACCCCGCAGGAGTGCGCCTCCCTGGAGGCCGACAGCCTGGTCCTGCACCCGCTGTGCGGGGGGATGCCGGTGGAGGAGGGGTGGCGGAGCCTGCGGTTGTTCTGCGAGCGGGTGGTGGGGAGGGAGGGCTGA
- a CDS encoding cytosine permease → MNTGTTDEPQSALETRGLEPVPDAERTAKTRELFPTWVAANISVLLLTMGASLVVAYKLNFWQAIVVAVAAPIVSYGLVGLIGIAGKRGGAPGMALSRAVFGQRGNLLPGSLIWVARWGWETINAVTGAYAVLTVLDILFGIKSNTFLIIVTLAVFVVITFAISGLGIHVVQKCNKYATFLFGAFSVLVLVYLILNTHWSAVFHQPAGKTSLMVAGTGMIAAGGVSWIPSAPDFARYLPRTASAKAIVGNSIGGAGIVVLPMVLMGAVMAVSTPDLASAADPVSFLGEILPMWIAVPYLLIALVGMLLINSMSMYSAGFTAQTLGFKIPRHWAVSVNAVISLVFGGILMLVATSFMGSFIAFLSLLAVAFSAWVGVFGADMLRRTEYDAKALLDTTRTSAYWYKAGFSPAAVAAWALGLLGGLMFTKSDWFTGPLSANNPVGEYGLGWVATIVISGLLYLALPKPAVVPAGPAEETKSAEKLAL, encoded by the coding sequence ATGAACACTGGCACCACCGACGAACCGCAGAGCGCCCTGGAAACACGCGGCCTTGAGCCCGTGCCGGACGCGGAGCGCACGGCGAAAACCCGCGAGCTGTTTCCCACCTGGGTCGCGGCGAACATCAGCGTGCTGCTGCTCACCATGGGCGCCAGCCTGGTCGTCGCGTACAAGCTCAACTTCTGGCAGGCGATCGTGGTCGCCGTGGCCGCGCCCATTGTCTCCTACGGCCTGGTCGGGCTCATCGGGATCGCGGGCAAGCGCGGCGGCGCCCCCGGCATGGCGCTGTCGCGCGCGGTGTTCGGCCAGCGCGGCAATCTGCTGCCCGGATCGCTGATCTGGGTGGCGCGCTGGGGCTGGGAGACCATCAATGCGGTGACCGGCGCCTACGCGGTGCTGACCGTGCTGGACATCCTCTTCGGGATCAAGAGCAACACGTTCCTGATCATCGTCACGCTCGCCGTCTTCGTGGTCATCACGTTCGCGATCTCGGGCCTTGGCATCCACGTCGTGCAGAAGTGCAACAAGTACGCGACGTTCCTGTTCGGCGCGTTCTCGGTCCTGGTGCTCGTCTACCTGATCCTCAACACCCACTGGTCCGCCGTCTTCCACCAGCCGGCCGGCAAGACCTCGCTGATGGTCGCGGGCACCGGCATGATCGCCGCCGGCGGCGTCAGCTGGATCCCCTCCGCGCCCGACTTCGCCCGCTACCTGCCGCGTACCGCCTCCGCCAAGGCGATCGTCGGCAACTCCATCGGCGGCGCCGGCATCGTGGTGCTCCCGATGGTCCTGATGGGCGCGGTCATGGCCGTCTCCACCCCGGACCTCGCCTCGGCCGCCGACCCGGTGTCCTTCCTCGGCGAGATCCTGCCGATGTGGATCGCGGTGCCCTATCTGCTCATCGCCCTGGTCGGCATGCTCCTGATCAACTCGATGTCGATGTACTCGGCGGGCTTCACCGCGCAGACCCTCGGCTTCAAGATCCCCCGGCACTGGGCGGTCTCCGTCAACGCGGTCATCTCGCTGGTCTTCGGCGGCATCCTGATGCTGGTCGCCACCAGCTTCATGGGCTCCTTCATCGCCTTCCTCTCGCTGCTGGCCGTCGCCTTCTCCGCCTGGGTCGGCGTGTTCGGCGCGGACATGCTGCGGCGCACGGAGTACGACGCGAAGGCTCTCCTGGACACCACCCGTACCAGCGCCTACTGGTACAAGGCCGGGTTCTCCCCCGCCGCCGTCGCCGCCTGGGCGCTGGGTCTGCTCGGCGGCCTGATGTTCACCAAGTCCGACTGGTTCACCGGCCCGCTCTCGGCGAACAACCCCGTCGGTGAGTACGGCCTCGGCTGGGTCGCCACGATCGTGATCTCGGGGCTGCTCTACCTCGCGCTGCCCAAGCCGGCCGTGGTGCCCGCGGGTCCGGCCGAGGAAACCAAGTCCGCCGAAAAGCTGGCCCTCTGA
- the ftsY gene encoding signal recognition particle-docking protein FtsY, whose amino-acid sequence MEFVILAVVIALVAVGAISGLVVSSRKKKQLPPTAPPSTPTITAPPAEPQVGEDAAETAEEPRRTIEEVGLPEAPATPVVVEEPAAEAPALDVPEPTAGRLVRLRARLARSQNSLGKGLLTLLSREHLDDDTWEEIEDTLLTADVGVAPTQELVDRLRERVKVLGTRTPDELRTLLREELLSLLGTDFDREVKTEGDESVPGVVMVVGVNGTGKTTTTGKLARVLVADGKSVVLGAADTFRAAAADQLQTWGERVGARTVRGPEGGDPASIAFDAVKEGIAEGADVVLIDTAGRLHTKTGLMDELGKVKRVVEKHGPLDEVLLVLDATTGQNGLVQARVFAEVVDITGIVLTKLDGTAKGGIVIAVQRELGVPVKLVGLGEGADDLAPFEPEAFVDALIGE is encoded by the coding sequence ATGGAATTCGTCATCCTTGCTGTAGTCATCGCCCTGGTCGCGGTCGGCGCGATCAGCGGGCTCGTGGTCAGCAGCCGCAAGAAGAAGCAGCTGCCGCCCACCGCGCCGCCGAGCACGCCGACCATCACAGCCCCGCCCGCCGAACCACAGGTCGGTGAGGACGCCGCGGAGACGGCGGAGGAACCGCGCCGCACCATCGAGGAGGTCGGCCTTCCCGAGGCGCCCGCCACCCCGGTGGTCGTCGAGGAGCCGGCCGCCGAGGCGCCCGCGCTCGATGTGCCCGAGCCGACCGCCGGCCGGCTCGTCCGGCTGCGGGCCCGCCTGGCCCGCTCGCAGAACTCCCTCGGCAAGGGGCTGCTCACCCTGCTCTCCCGCGAGCACCTCGACGACGACACCTGGGAGGAGATCGAGGACACCCTGCTGACCGCCGACGTGGGCGTCGCGCCCACCCAGGAGCTGGTGGACCGGCTCCGCGAGCGCGTCAAGGTGCTCGGCACCCGCACCCCCGACGAGCTGCGCACCCTGCTGCGCGAGGAACTGCTGAGCCTGCTCGGCACCGACTTCGACCGTGAGGTCAAAACCGAGGGCGACGAGAGCGTCCCCGGCGTCGTCATGGTCGTCGGCGTCAATGGCACCGGCAAGACCACCACCACCGGCAAGCTCGCCCGCGTCCTGGTCGCCGACGGCAAGTCCGTCGTGCTCGGCGCCGCCGACACCTTCCGCGCCGCCGCCGCCGACCAGCTCCAGACCTGGGGCGAGCGCGTGGGCGCCCGCACCGTGCGCGGCCCCGAGGGCGGCGACCCCGCGTCGATCGCGTTCGACGCCGTCAAGGAAGGCATCGCCGAGGGCGCCGACGTCGTCCTCATCGACACCGCCGGCCGGCTGCACACCAAGACCGGCCTGATGGACGAACTCGGCAAGGTCAAGCGCGTCGTGGAGAAGCACGGCCCGCTGGACGAGGTGCTGCTCGTGCTCGACGCGACGACCGGACAGAACGGCCTGGTGCAGGCCCGGGTGTTCGCCGAGGTCGTCGACATCACCGGCATCGTTTTGACCAAGCTCGACGGCACCGCCAAGGGCGGCATCGTCATCGCCGTCCAGCGCGAACTGGGCGTCCCCGTCAAGCTCGTCGGACTCGGCGAGGGCGCGGACGACCTGGCCCCGTTCGAGCCGGAGGCGTTCGTCGACGCGCTGATCGGCGAGTAG